GGTGCAGCGCGAGCCCTTCCATGCCGAGCAGGAACGCGGCCGGGTGTCGATACGCCATGACGGCACGCTAGAGCGCGCGCCACAAAGCCGCGAACGGATTTCAGCGCAGTTCGTAGATGAAGATCCGGCCGTTGTCGTAGCGCAGGTTGGCCAGGATCCGCAGTTCCGGTGACTCCATGGCGACCTGGCGGTCGGCGACCAGCCAGTGCACCTTGTCGTCGTTGGCCAACGAGGTCAGCGACGCCGCCGTGGGCGTGGTGAACGCGGCGTCGTTGCGGGCCAGCAGGGCCGGGTCCCAGAACGCCCACGAGCCTGACGAGGAGACCCGCGGCGCGAACGCCCAGCCCTCGACCAGCACCCGGCGCTCCGCGTAGGCCGAGAGCCAGAACGACCGAGGGTCGCAGTAGCCGTCGGTCGGCGCGTTGATGCAGTGCGCGTTGGTGGCCACCACGTCGGTCGGCGCGCTGTGGTCGCGCAGCCAGCGGGCCGCGTCGACGCGCGACTTCGGCAGCGAGACGGTGGCGTAGGCGCCGCCGTTGGAGAACCGTTCCGACTTGCGCATGTCCATGATCAGGCCGGGCGCACCGACGACCAGGATGGCCGTCAGCGCGACCACGCCGCCGGTGCCGCGCAGCGCGGGCTGCCAACGGCTCAGCGCCGGCCAGAGCGCCGCCACCACCAGACCGGCCGCGGCGAGCACCAGCGACCAGCGCAGCAGCGGCGTCAGCGGGTCGATCGCCTGCGGCGGCACCGACGCCTCGGCCGGGCCGGCCAGCTTGAACTGGGCGACCACCAGCACGATCGCGAACGCGAGCGTCTCGACGGCCAGCAGGGTCCGGCCGGCGCGGGAGAGCTTGGCGCGGTCGTAGACCATCGCGTAGCCCCACGCGGAGAGCAGCACCGCGAAGGTGAAGCCGGAGCGGGTGAAGTATTGGTTGCCGTCGCCGGGCTGCTTGACCATCAGGTAGATCAGCGGGCCGCCGATGCCGCCCGCGAGCAGGAACACCTGGGTCGGGTCGAGGCGGCCGCGGCGCAGCCAGAGCAGCGGCACGATGCCGACCGCGCGCAGTTGCATGTTGACCAGGAACGCGAACACCACCGAGAGCACCGCGAGCCAGGTCGGGCCGTCGGCCGGGGTCCAGAACCGCTCGAAGCTCCAGAACGGCTCGGGCGTCACGCCGTAGGACTGGAACCGGAACAGCACCGCCAGGGCGAAGAGCTGGGCGGCGCCGGTCAACACGCCGAGGATCAGCAGCGTCCACGGGACCCGGCGGCGCACCGCCAGCACGACGACGAAGGTCACCAGCAGGGCGACCGCCACCACCGGCAGCGAGCTGGCCTTCGCGCCGCTGGAGGCGAGCAGCAGCAGGAACGCGAGCACGAAACCGCCCCGGCCCAGGACCCCGGTGATCAGCCCGCAGATCACGCCGATCAGCGCGATCAGCAGCACCCAGGAGTAGATCATCGACATGCCGTGCCAGATGACGAACGAACTCTGGGTGCCGAACGGCATCGTGACCGGGTCGGTGAAGTTGGTTTCGCCGATGACGAAGAACAGCGCCGCCGCGACCGCGCCGACCAGTGCCCGGCCGCTGATCCGCCAGCCGACCACCGCGGTCAGCAGGATCGCCAGCGCGCACAGGAACGGGATCGCCAGCCGCAGCGCGACCACGGGCAGGTCGATCCCGGCGATCATGCTGGTCGACGCCATGTGCGCGTAGCCGAACCAGTGGTAGAACAGCGGCTCGCCGGCGACCTGCGGCACGTGCAGCGGGAACTGGTATTTCGCCTCGCCCGCCAGCGACAACTGGTAGGCCAGGTCGAGATACTGCCGGGTGTCCTCGGAGGTCGGCAGGATCGGGTTGCGCTCGAGGAACGTCGACGACAGATAGGTCGTGAAGAACGCGACCGCGCCCCCCACCGCCCACGAGAAGCCCAGCGGCGCCAGGGTGTAGCCGTCGCGCACCAGGAAGTGCCGCCGCAGCCGGGGCACCGCCGCGAACAGCGCGACCACGACCAGCGGCCAGGCCCACAGCACGCCGCGGATGTCGAGCACCGAGACCAGCGTCCAGGCCGGCAGTTCCAGCACGAGGCCGACGGCCGTGCCCATCGCGAGGTCGTCGATCAGCGAGTGCGGCGTGCGGCGCAGCGCCCGGTAGACCAGCGTGCCCGGCAGCATCAGCGCGAGCGCCAGGTAGAGCGCGTATTTGACCAGGTCGAGAACGGCGGTGTCCGCGGCGATCAGGACCGCCGCGACGTAGAGCACCGTCGCCACGAAGGGCAGGAAACGCAGGAGGGGATACGCGCGACCGGCCTCGCCGGCAGCGGAGGAGCCCGAGCCGGCGGGGGCGGGCACGCTCTGCTGTGCCGGCGGGGACGTGGGGTGGTCGGGTGGAGCGGTCACCGCAGGCTGTCCGCCAGCACGGCCGGATCGTCGCCGGTGCGACGCTGTTCCGGTGCGGCACCAGGGTCGCCGGCGTCGCCGGGATCGCTGTCGGTGGCCACGAAGTAGGCCGGCCGGGCCTGCACCGCCGTGTAGATCCGGGCCACGTATTCGCCGAGCAGGCCGAGGCAGAGCAACTGGACGGCCCCGAGGAACAGCACGGCGACCAGGATCGACGGCCAGCCGGAGACCGTGCGGCCGGAGACGAACGCGGCCAGCACCGCGATCACCAGCAGCCCGCAGACCGCGACACCGACCAGGCCCAGCCAGGTCGCCACCCGCAGCGGCGCCGCCGAGAAGCTGGTCACGCTGTCGGCGGCCAGGGCGAGCATCCGGGAGAACGGATATTTGGTGCGGCCCGCGGCCCGCTCGGCGCGCAGGAAGCGCACCTCGCCGCTCGGGAAGCCGAGCCAGGGCACCACCAGGCGCAGCACCGGGGTGCGCTCGGGCAGGTCACGCAGCGCTTCCACGGCGACCCGGCTGAGCAACCGGAAGTCGCCGGCCTGCGCGGGCACCTGCTTGCCGACGAGGCGGCGCATCATCCGGTAGTAGGCGCCGGCGGTGAGCCGCTTGAACGCGGTGTCGGAGCTGCGGTCGGCGCGTACGCCATAGACGATGTCGAGGTTTTCCGACCGGGCCAGGGCGAGCATCTCCGCGATGGTCTCCGGCGGGTCCTGGAGGTCAGCGTCGATGCTGACCACATAGCTGCCGCGGGCCCGCATCAGGCCCGCGATCAGCGCCGCCTGGTGGCCGCTGTTGCGGCGCAGGCGGATCACCCGCAGTTGCGGCCAGCGGGCCCGGAGCCCGTGCAACCCCGCCGCGGTGGCGTCGGTGCTCCCGTCGTCGACGGCGACCACCTCGTAGGGCTCGGCCAGCCCGTCGAGGACCGTGCGCAACCGCTCCGCGAGCAGCGGCAGCACGCCTTCCTCGTTGAACATCGGCACCACAACGGAGAGTGCCGGATCCTGCTGACCCATCGCGCCTGTGCTCCCTCCGCGCTCCGAACGGGGGAACCGTATCAGTTGCGGAGGGTTAAATCAGCACACGCTACGGGGCAAACCGGGCACTGGCACGGGCGACTTTCCCGTCGGCTTCTGCTTTCCGGCAAGCACCTGGGCGAGGGCCTTCAGCGAGTCGGGCGTCGACGAGTAGGTGGCCACCAGCGTCGGCGACGTGGCGCTACCGAGGATGTAGGGCGTGTCCATCGCGACCGTCACGTCGGCCTTCGGGTTGAGGTCGCCCGGGCCGTCGCCGTAACCGACGAGGTGCACCACCCGGCCGCCGCTCGGCACGACCTGGACGCCGGCGCTCTTCAGCGCCTTCTCCAGG
This genomic interval from Asanoa ferruginea contains the following:
- a CDS encoding glycosyltransferase family 2 protein yields the protein MGQQDPALSVVVPMFNEEGVLPLLAERLRTVLDGLAEPYEVVAVDDGSTDATAAGLHGLRARWPQLRVIRLRRNSGHQAALIAGLMRARGSYVVSIDADLQDPPETIAEMLALARSENLDIVYGVRADRSSDTAFKRLTAGAYYRMMRRLVGKQVPAQAGDFRLLSRVAVEALRDLPERTPVLRLVVPWLGFPSGEVRFLRAERAAGRTKYPFSRMLALAADSVTSFSAAPLRVATWLGLVGVAVCGLLVIAVLAAFVSGRTVSGWPSILVAVLFLGAVQLLCLGLLGEYVARIYTAVQARPAYFVATDSDPGDAGDPGAAPEQRRTGDDPAVLADSLR